The Ranitomeya imitator isolate aRanImi1 chromosome 3, aRanImi1.pri, whole genome shotgun sequence genome has a window encoding:
- the LOC138671557 gene encoding late histone H2A.L3-like — MPSVVFGQVLIMSGRGKKVQKPAAGKSSRSAKAGLQFPVARIHRFLRKGNYAERIGSGASIYLAAILEYLCAEILELAGNAAKENKKSRILPRHIQLAVRNDEELSKLFDGVTIAQGGVLPNIHAVLVPKKTARDSSFQESKTRESQEL, encoded by the coding sequence ttctgatCATGTCTGGTCGTGGCAAGAAGGTCCAGAAACCTGCAGCTGGAAAGTCCTCCAGATCTGCAAAGGCAGGGCTCCAGTTCCCAGTGGCCCGTATCCACAGGTTCCTGAGGAAGGGAAACTATGCTGAGAGGATTGGATCTGGAGCCAGCATCTATCTAGCAGCCATCCTGGAATACCTGTGTGCTGAGATCCTGGAGCTGGCAGGAAATGCAGCCAAGGAAAACAAGAAATCCAGGATACTGCCCCGACACATCCAACTGGCTGTCAGGAATGATGAGGAGCTGAGCAAACTGTttgatggggtcactattgcacagGGTGGCGTCCTACCAAATATCCATGCGGTCCTAGTACCCAAGAAGACTGCAAGAGACTCGTCCTTTCAGGAATCTAAAACCAGAGAATCTCAGGAGCTCTGA